In Magnetococcales bacterium, the genomic window GCTGGCCGCAGCCCGGGCCTGGGCTTTTCTTGGCGAGCGGAGCCATCTCCTTCCCGAGGATCTCCAGGCGGTGCTCCCCGGCGTGGTGGGTCATCGCCTGCGTTTGCATGCCCAATCCGGGGGGGATGCCGGGGCCCATCTCCTGACCTCGGTACCCTTGCCATGACCCTGTTGAATTTTTCGGGCCGGGCCTGTTGTCCTGACCCGGTCCTGTTGGGTTGGCGGCATGTACGGATGGCGTTCAGCCCGGACGATCTGTTGGGGATGGGGGTGTTGTTGGCCATTCTGATCGTGGCCGTTCAGTCCGGCTTGAATCTGGCCCTGGGCTTGGTTTCCCTGTTGATCGGGGTGTTTTTGGTGGCGATTTTGCACGGCTGGCGCAATCTTGCTGGGATTCGGATCGTCCCACGCGCCCCGGAAGCGGTGTTTGCCGGGGAGTCGGCCTCTTTTTCGGTGCTTTTGGAGTCCAGCAAGCCTGGCCGACGCTGGTCCGTCCGGGTCACGGCAAGAGTGGCGGAAGGTTCAGCGGCCCTTCCAGTTCCGGCGGTGGTTCACCTGGAGGAGGGTGGTCGGGTGGCTCAGGAAATTTGTGCCCCCGCCCATCAGCGGGGCTGGCTGCGCCTGGTCGACGCCGGAGTGGAGAGTGCCCATCCCCTGGGATTGACACGGCTG contains:
- a CDS encoding DUF58 domain-containing protein; translation: MTLLNFSGRACCPDPVLLGWRHVRMAFSPDDLLGMGVLLAILIVAVQSGLNLALGLVSLLIGVFLVAILHGWRNLAGIRIVPRAPEAVFAGESASFSVLLESSKPGRRWSVRVTARVAEGSAALPVPAVVHLEEGGRVAQEICAPAHQRGWLRLVDAGVESAHPLGLTRLRAPLPGEWRCLVYPQPDQTSLPLPMTGGCGESATANRSDGEDDLANLRDYQPGDPLQRIHWKTSARRDHLVVREFFGTDRRIAWLAWEELADMAEEARLSRLCRWVLDADMAGIPFGLGLPGDVIAPSSGEAHRVRCLTALALFGKKGGNHVA